Proteins from a genomic interval of Candidatus Methylomirabilota bacterium:
- a CDS encoding heme lyase CcmF/NrfE family subunit, protein MIPELGYGATVAAFVLALWGAVAAAMSARTGRAALLRSGERAAVGAWALITACIALMLYAFLTFDFSVHYVAINTNRGTPFYYRITALWGALEGSIILWSWMLSIYTLIVVIQYRRRQAELYPWVLSVMLGILAFFLLVMTIPAPPFERLTPIPADGRGLNPLLQDSGMITHPIALYLGFTGFTVPFAFAIAALIVGRTGEEWITITRRWTIIAWYFLALGLLIGGWWSYHVLGWGGYWAWDPVENAAFMPFLTATAFLHSVMVQERRRMLKLWNLSLIILTFGLTIFGTFLTRSGIIGSVHSFTQGSIGVFFLAFLALVLLGSFSLLASRVERLRAEGVLDSVVSRESAFLLNNLFLVAAAFTVFFGTVFPLISEAVRGVKISVGAPFFNLVNIPVFLALLFLMGVGPLIAWRRASAENLKRNFLKPVLAGIITGIIAQATLRLFGMGNVLVVTVMALVVFVAGTIALDYFRAVRARRRSGDGWLAATWNLLLRQNRRYGGFIVHLGILVIALGVAGSQAWSVQKEVTLDKGQSTELAGYQVRFDGLSASEESNHGKVTGAFTVTNGRAGTHMLYPAKKFYPQEQTPIAAVDYRLGFFEDIYLVLGDFASDGSHATVKLQVNRMVSWLWLGGVVLTLGAALAILPDARRPA, encoded by the coding sequence GTGATCCCGGAGCTGGGATACGGCGCGACCGTCGCCGCGTTCGTCCTTGCGCTCTGGGGCGCCGTTGCCGCGGCGATGAGCGCCCGCACCGGACGCGCGGCGCTCCTCCGCTCGGGCGAGCGGGCCGCGGTGGGGGCCTGGGCGCTCATCACCGCCTGCATCGCGCTCATGCTCTATGCCTTCCTGACCTTCGACTTCTCGGTGCACTACGTCGCCATCAACACGAATCGCGGCACGCCCTTCTACTACCGGATCACGGCGCTCTGGGGGGCGCTGGAGGGCTCCATCATCCTGTGGTCCTGGATGCTGTCGATCTACACGCTGATCGTGGTCATCCAGTACCGGCGCCGCCAAGCCGAGCTCTACCCGTGGGTGCTCTCGGTCATGCTGGGCATCCTGGCCTTCTTCCTTCTCGTCATGACGATCCCGGCCCCGCCCTTCGAGCGCCTCACGCCGATCCCGGCCGACGGCCGCGGCCTCAACCCGCTGCTGCAGGACTCGGGCATGATCACCCACCCCATCGCCCTCTACCTGGGATTCACGGGCTTCACGGTGCCGTTCGCCTTCGCCATAGCCGCGCTCATCGTCGGGCGCACCGGCGAGGAGTGGATCACCATCACGCGGCGCTGGACCATCATCGCCTGGTACTTCCTCGCACTCGGGCTCCTCATCGGCGGCTGGTGGAGCTACCACGTGCTGGGCTGGGGCGGCTACTGGGCGTGGGACCCCGTCGAGAACGCGGCCTTCATGCCGTTTCTCACCGCAACGGCGTTCCTGCACTCGGTGATGGTCCAGGAGCGGCGGCGCATGCTCAAGCTCTGGAACCTCTCCCTGATCATCCTGACCTTCGGCCTCACGATCTTCGGCACCTTCCTGACGCGCTCGGGAATCATCGGCTCCGTCCACTCCTTCACCCAGGGCTCGATCGGCGTCTTCTTCCTGGCCTTCCTGGCGCTGGTGCTGCTCGGCTCCTTCTCGCTGCTCGCCTCGCGGGTGGAGCGCCTGCGCGCCGAGGGCGTGCTCGACTCGGTCGTCTCGAGGGAGTCCGCCTTCCTCCTGAACAACCTCTTCCTGGTCGCCGCGGCCTTCACCGTCTTCTTCGGGACCGTCTTCCCGCTCATCTCCGAGGCCGTGCGCGGAGTCAAGATCAGCGTGGGCGCGCCCTTCTTCAACCTGGTCAACATCCCGGTCTTCCTCGCCCTGCTCTTCCTGATGGGCGTGGGGCCCCTCATCGCCTGGCGCCGCGCATCGGCCGAGAACCTCAAGCGCAATTTCCTCAAGCCTGTCCTGGCCGGCATCATCACCGGCATCATCGCGCAAGCGACGCTGCGGCTCTTCGGGATGGGCAATGTCCTCGTCGTCACGGTCATGGCGCTCGTCGTCTTCGTCGCCGGCACGATCGCCCTCGACTACTTTCGCGCGGTGCGGGCGCGGCGGCGGAGCGGCGACGGCTGGCTCGCCGCGACCTGGAACCTGCTGCTGCGGCAGAATCGCCGCTACGGCGGCTTCATCGTCCACCTGGGGATCCTCGTCATCGCGCTTGGCGTGGCGGGCTCGCAGGCCTGGTCGGTGCAGAAGGAGGTCACGCTCGACAAGGGCCAGAGCACTGAGCTGGCTGGCTACCAGGTTCGATTCGACGGGCTCTCGGCCTCGGAGGAGTCCAACCACGGCAAGGTCACGGGCGCGTTCACGGTGACGAACGGGCGAGCGGGCACCCACATGCTCTACCCCGCGAAGAAGTTCTACCCGCAGGAACAGACGCCCATCGCGGCTGTGGACTACCGCCTCGGCTTCTTCGAGGACATCTACCTCGTGCTGGGCGACTTCGCCAGCGACGGCTCCCACGCAACGGTCAAGCTCCAGGTCAACCGCATGGTCTCCTGGCTCTGGCTGGGCGGCGTGGTGCTGACGCTCGGGGCGGCGCTGGCCATCCTGCCGGACGCGCGGAGACCGGCGTGA
- a CDS encoding TlpA disulfide reductase family protein, which produces MSASRLRWAIPAAVIPVLVLLAYGFKTDPREVPSPLLGRPAAAFSLTTFAGTPLSLEGLRGKVVMLNFWASWCIPACYEEAPALERTWQAYKDKGVTVVGVNIQDKEAAAREFLSRFEHSFPNAPDPRGRVAVDYGVYGVPETFFIDSRGRVRFKHVGALTDNIARRHLDALLKEPS; this is translated from the coding sequence GTGAGCGCATCCAGGCTGCGGTGGGCGATCCCCGCGGCCGTCATTCCGGTGTTGGTGCTGCTGGCCTACGGCTTCAAGACCGACCCTCGCGAGGTCCCCTCGCCGCTTTTGGGCAGGCCCGCGGCGGCCTTTTCTCTTACGACCTTCGCGGGCACCCCCCTGAGCCTCGAGGGCCTCCGCGGCAAGGTGGTGATGCTCAATTTCTGGGCCTCGTGGTGCATACCGGCCTGCTACGAGGAGGCGCCGGCCCTCGAGCGCACCTGGCAGGCCTACAAGGACAAGGGCGTCACGGTCGTGGGCGTCAACATCCAGGACAAGGAAGCGGCGGCCCGGGAGTTCCTCAGCCGCTTCGAGCATTCCTTCCCGAATGCTCCCGATCCCCGCGGCCGGGTCGCGGTGGATTACGGTGTCTACGGCGTGCCCGAGACCTTCTTCATCGACAGCCGGGGGCGCGTGCGCTTCAAGCACGTGGGAGCGCTGACCGACAACATCGCCCGCCGACACCTGGACGCCCTGCTGAAGGAGCCGTCATGA